The region GCAATCTTATCCATCCCATTCCTTGCAGGAACGGCCAATGTCAAATTTCCCTCAAATATACCGTCTAAGGTTCCATTCAGTTGGTTTAGCACCTCATTTTCTAAACGGGTGATATCTTCAGGGGGAAGTTCATCGGCATAAATATGAATGCAAAAATTACCGCCTCTTCTCAGTACTTCTGGATGTGCGTGCTTGTCTTTAATTCGGAAGGTATCTCCGCGTGCCAAATTTAGTGCC is a window of Pectobacterium punjabense DNA encoding:
- a CDS encoding DUF4265 domain-containing protein, producing MLVHIYVANNDDGPVFEELPVREIEKNTYELLSSPGLALNLARGDTFRIKDKHAHPEVLRRGGNFCIHIYADELPPEDITRLENEVLNQLNGTLDGIFEGNLTLAVPARNGMDKIADVFDAFREKTGIEWYFSNIYKNIDDDEDETLLNWWLDS